The sequence below is a genomic window from Cucumis melo cultivar AY chromosome 5, USDA_Cmelo_AY_1.0, whole genome shotgun sequence.
TCAATAATGAACCCGTGGAAATATGAAAATATCGATAGAAATATTGACATACTGATGGaaattaaaaacttaaaattttggtttttattttgggTGCTAAGAAATTTGGCGTAGAAATTGGATTAGTGagagtattttaaaatttttcaagttcaagggtatttatgaaacttttcaatagtttaggggtatttttgaaaaaaaactttATCAGTTTCCATCCAAGACTAACAATAAAGGCAATTTTTAACCCTTCGAAAGTTCAAGGGtacttttgaaacttttgaaagtttaaagacATTTTTTACCCAAATCACAAAGTTTAGGggcattttttttataattaaccTTTATTTTATAAGTAATTGGAATTAAAATAAGACGTTCAAATGTCTATCATCGTTAAATTTCAGTCAATGTACAAGGGAGGGCATCATTTTTGTCTCTCCACTTCCTCGGGCAGACTAGCACTAGCACCACCCTAAAATTAGATTGGATAGAATGATGAAAATAACGCAAGCTAGCATAGTATTTAAATGGCAAATAAATAAGTTAAACCAATAAGGAAGAAACCTGTTTCACATCTTTTCCTCCAATACTAACACCAGCTTCAACAATGAATGGATGTCCCTCGAAAACTTGAGCACTGCCAACATTTGACATAAAATTGACATACTTGGAAGCTAATATGAATAATCAAGGCAGAAAATCAAGATCTCTAGTTTATTTAGAAGGAAAATATACGCACATCATATCAATATCAGCTTCAAGTAAGAATAAGAAGCATGCAGATCTAGCACAATTTGCAGATTTCCAAATTCAAGTACAACCTGCCTGAATAAGTAGCAACCATGTCAGGATGCAGTTCCTTTATAATTCCAAGTCGAAGATTGTACTCCCCAGCAGGACTCAGACACTGCAAAAATGTGCACAAATAATTCATACAAACTTATATATAGAAACCAAGAAGAGATTCGAAGAACCGAGGCTCATAGTTATCAAAAAGAATGAGGCAACTTACATCGCCACTAGGATCATCAAATTTAGCTTGACGAAACAACTGATGAATACGGACTATTTGCTGAGATGTCAGAGACTTAACAGACATTTTTGGGCTAAATTCTGGGCCCATTTCGCCTGGGAAGGATTATTCATAAGAGAATATGCAATCAActtctaattttactttttgaGAATGTAATCCACTGAAACtaaaaaacctaaaaataaaACATTGTAAGCAACTAATTTAAGATAATATTAGAACAGCCTCTAGTAATACCAATCAAAAGAATTCCTTAAGAGCTTAACAGATTTTAAGCCCCAAGTCACATAACTATAAACACAAGCCATCTTTGATAACAAGGAGTAGTATTGAAGAACTTTATCTATTCATTATTTTTGTCATAaatgttttcatttttcttttatttttttactctctttttccttttgttgtgtGGAAGTGTTTATGGACTCGCAGAAAAAGGTACTGGGAGAAGAAACTACGAAGTAGAAACTCTCTTGCAAAAATAAAAGTTTCTGTAAGTAGAAAATAGGCACGATGATTAAGATAGGGATGATATGCTAACCAATTAAGCGTTCAGCAAATGATTTCCCTATGTTTACAAATTCATGCTGGAGAAACTGTAAAAGGTTCTGTTTAGCTGTTTCTGCAATAAGGCGCTTTATCAACAGTAAATCGACAGCAGATGGATGGTGTTTAGTCTCTAGAGGAACTGGAGGCATAACATCGGTTCTTCGAGAGAATCTAATTGTGATATTTTTACTGCATAAAAAAGGCATATAAGATACACAATAACTGTCTTGGGATGCGcatgtgagagagagagagagagagaacatACTCAGGAGTGTCTgaaacaaatttgaaaagaaattgaGCATAAGGTGTAATAACTGCCATCTGTCGCATATAATGCAAAATTTTCGACTGCATTTACACAATATGGATTGTATTAAAGATGTGAAATATTTACACAACAACTCTAGAGACTGGAAGTTCCCTCAAAATGGGAAATAGTAAGTATCAGTAAAGTACAACATACACGGTAAGTTGTCCAATTTCCTTCAATTACAACTTGAATTTCAGCTCCATGCCATAGATCCTTGTTATCACGTTTTTCTTGGATATGAATGTGTGGAATGTTCCTGTAGGGAGATGCACATAAAATGAGGCCAACAGGAACCAATGACCAAAAAGGAAATTACATGTAAGCCAAGCAGATATTGTCAAAATGGACAAACAATCTtattaaaagattaaaaaaaagggAATTATATGGCTTTTCGTGTGAATGAGAAGAACAAAATCAAGTATGCAAGAAAAATATATCACAAAATCATCAATGCATCCAAAAAGCTTAGCATACCGATGAATATCAATATCTAAGCGGCAGAATGAAGTGTAGTTTTGACCCTTCATTGATGATGATATCTCTATAGGAAGACCAGTACTCATCTTAGACCAAATTAATGCCTGCAAAATTATAGGAGTTTAAAAATGTGTCCCATCTTAACGAGTGGAAAAACAAAGGTAATAGATTGATTGCATTTCTTACACATAATTTAATACGTAGTCATTTACATAACTAAAAATCAGAACTAATTGCTATTAAGAATTACACATATGACATAACATTCTGGTTGAACCCATACAGTATATGTGAAGCTACTTTTTTTAGGCATAAGGCTATTCTAAATAATGACCATGGTGTCTCATATTAATTCAACTTCCCTCAGTTAAACCCCTATGCATGAAAGCGAACATGGAATTACAATTTAGTATGCAAATCATAGTAATTACAATACTTTCCAGGTGCAAGTGAATATGCAACTGTGTTATAAAGCATTTAGTTGAAAAGTGTTATTTCCTCAGTATATAGGACAGTGCCTACCATCTTTGCACCCAGACCAAACTTTCCACGGGTTTGCTTCAAGCCATATTTTGTTCCGGAGAGCACTGCAAAGAAAATACTGAGTTTTATGAAGCTATCGAGCAGCATAGATTTTATAAGTTTGAAGTAACTATCCGATCTCATTGGCGTAACCACAAGTGAGAGAAGAAAGTAAACCATATATTAACCTCGGCCAAACATATTTGGTATGTCATCATGTGGCATTCCTTTTCCATTATCCttgagatttaaaaaaaaagaaaaaacacaaaaagAACTAAGTTTGATTACAACATAAGATATATCtgcagaagaagagaaatttagAGGGAACAAAAAGGTATGCTTTGCATGATTGACCAAAGGATGCGGGAATGGAGAAAAATCATACTTTGCAAGTCACCCGGTAGAATGAAGCCTCACCACGACCTTTCATACCCTTTGAGGCTGCAGGTTCTCTGCCTTTCTTCCCAAGGGCAGCATTTTTCGCCTGTATTTCTTGAGCACGTGCTTCTTTTGCTAATCTTTTCTGagacaaaaaaatgaaatgcaCAGTATGAATTTTATCAGAAATATCTTTCTACACCTGATTTGGTGAAGACGTGGATAATTTAAGATTAACAAACCTCACGAGCCTTAGCAGTCTCATAATCATCATAAAGTTCCTCATCAACACGTTCTCGATCAACCAGACCAATCATAGAATTAAACTTGGTTTTCAATATCTCTTCACTGCATTGCAAAACATCCATGGAATTCACATATCTTAACCAATTTTGATTTGCATAGTCGACCATTTATGTGGAATTTTCTAAAATAAGGTTTTGAGTTATGCTCGTGCGAACGTAAACTTACATAGTAATTTCTACCACGGGAAGCTCAGATATAGACTCTGCAGAATCAAGAGAATTTTCCACAAGCTCCCTCACAGTAGTATAGAGACACTTCCCAGGCTGGCAATTCATAGAAGATCTCGAAGTatcaataacaataacaacaaaaCTCGCATAAAAAAATACTCTTAACTAACATCCTAACTCCTTCCCAATTCAATTATATCAAGAAAAACAACTACAATTCACCTTGACTAATTCCGGCGATTCCTAGTACTAAAACTAACCCGTAGAAAtgaacagagagagagagagagagagagagagagagaagcgGAATGCAGCTCACATTATCAAACCCAGCAATATTTTTGTTCTCGGCAAAGAACTCAGCTGGTGATTCTGCAAAGTGAGACAAAACTCAATCAAATTAGTAAAAGTAGAAACACAACAAATCGAAGTCGGAAAAGAGGGAGAAGATACTTTGCTTGAGGATGCTTTCTTTGGGCTTCCTGGGTGTTTTTGATTTTCCCTTCTTCGGCTCATCAGGACTTTCACTGCCACCTCCTGCCTCCATCAAATTCCACTGATCAAAAGATTCAGTTAAACGGAATAAGTTAGTTAAATCCAAATTTCTACTCTCTCTATCTTCCTTGAACAAAGAGAATTTTGAACATGGATTTTGGAATTCAGTGATGGAGCATTCCACCACTAGGGCAAGCAAGCAAGCAAGTGTTCTAATCGATACAATGCGGTCACTTGTATTCCAAATGATGCTACTTCACACTTGCTGCTTTacccttttttctctctttttgtcTATAGATGTCCATGATTACGACACGTGTCTCACAAGTGAAATTATAATCAACGGACGGCTCGGATAAAGAGGCCGGTTGGACTCTGCCGTTTGTTgtaaatatttacaatttagtTCCCGCCAAAGTTTCGAGCGACGGCAAATAGCAAGCACTTGGGCCAACAAATGACAAGGCCCAATGGGCTGCGGCCTGTCATGTATTTGGGGTAACAAATGACAAGGCCCAATGGGCCGAGCTGCATGTATTTGGAAACATAAATGTCATTGtttgaataattgtaaatataacaattaaatacatattaacttttaaataaaattataaatatagtcAAATACGTCGATTCCTAAAATTTCCACcaattataattatctttttagtttcttttacCGTATTGCAATAAATATCTAAgaagtaatttttattttttattgagtATTTTGTAATTTAAGATTATTCCTAGTCGTATTAATTTTAGGAAGCTATAACATAATCGAACTATTTAACAAAGAAGTTTGAGCTTAACCattattgtaataattaatGAAGCATACgacaaaaatagttttttttcctGAACGTTTGCATTACCTTCTTAGCTTCTTATGTGAACTATTCAATTTTTATAAGATTAGTAAACTTAAATTCACCTCTAAACAAACCATAGGATTCTTCCAAAGGAGACAAACGTAGGATACAAAGCTAGGAAGAACTTCAATGATGGTCTCATACCTCTTCTAGGATCTTGATATCATATGATTCAACAATGGTTGTATGTTTCCTCAAACATGACTTAATTGATGAATATAATACCCACTACATAAACCCTTTTTGTTGTCTTCGAGGGCGCCATGCAATATTAAGAAATTGAGATTTCCATGAATTGGGCGTAGGAGGATGTGATAATTGCATGTCATGTTTGCATAATTAAAGAGTGTCGTTAAAGCCTCAAAAGTTCTAAGTTATCCAAAATAGGTTAATTACATGTTTATGAGTCATTTTGAGTCGGGTTGCTTTGAAGTGATCAATtcgattattttgatatttgttTGAGCAAATATTGTAATTTTGCTGGAAAATCATATTTTTAAAGTGACCACCATCGTGCCCTAGACGAACCAAAAACAAAGAGATTTTTACGATAGTTCGTGTTTAAGAACATTGTTTAAGATCTCTTTAGGTTATTAATATAGCCCATGAAACGAACATGATATAAAAGTGagatttacatttttttttgaGAAAGGTTGAATTATTATAACTCATTACATTTTTCTATGCTTTATTCCAACCACCCAACCCATTATTTTCCTACGATTATGTCTTCACTTCCACTCttgttattttcctttttcatttttttagtatttcatTATTTCTTTATCTTATTATAGCTCACGACATTTGTTTTAATAAAGTATTCTCACTcatatctaattttttttttttttttggtaagggATTCAGTCTAGTAGATACCATAAGAATAACATAGTTTAGTTAATGCAATTGATCACACATTATTGCATCGTGCTCTCACTctctacttttctttttgttgaagCTTATATATGCTATCTTTTTATTTTGAACTAGTGACTTAAACTAGTGTGCTAGTTAAGGTTTAACGATGAGAAAGtcaaaatataaacaaatcTCACTAAGGAATACATAACTAAGAATTATATTTAGAACGTCAGATGATCTTAGATATATGAGATACACCGTAGAATCAAAGAGATTGCATGAAACGATCTAAGATCTAGTTAAACTATATGAATAAAGGATTATTAACTTAGGCTTTTAAGGGCACTTGAGCACGAGGCTAAATAGGAGTTAGTGTTCTTAACTCATGCAGTTGTGACGTGTGATTGATAGCTTAATTAAGGCCATTTATATTTGGGTTGGAACTTAGACTTGAATTCTTGTTTGctattattgtttatctttatTATTTCCAACAACCTCTGACCACTTCTTTTATTGTTTACCTATTTGGGTGACCATCAAAAAGTTATTTCATAGAAAAATTGATTTATATAAATAGTGTTCGTGGGACAACAATACTCAGAACACATTTATATTACTATTGGGTTGACAGATTTGAGGATCACACAATAGAAAACCAATGAACCTCACACTTCTTATAAAATAGATAAGTTACTTCTCTTATTGTCATCAATTGATTTTGAGATAAAAACATCATATTAACTAATATGACATAAACTATATGCTCAGTTTGACTCATGTATTTTAAAAGTTAAGATATCTTTAGTCGTTAAACTTTTGAAGAAGTAACAATTTAGTccttaattataatttttttttttcattttcacaTGTTCcctaaaaaagttaaaaacattttccaattttaataaacaacaaaataaagctttatatacatatatatatataagagcTAATTagctaaaaataaaaaaaaataaataaacagaaaataaat
It includes:
- the LOC103491545 gene encoding DNA topoisomerase 6 subunit B isoform X2, whose protein sequence is MEAGGGSESPDEPKKGKSKTPRKPKESILKQKSPAEFFAENKNIAGFDNPGKCLYTTVRELVENSLDSAESISELPVVEITIEEILKTKFNSMIGLVDRERVDEELYDDYETAKAREKRLAKEARAQEIQAKNAALGKKGREPAASKGMKGRGEASFYRVTCKDNGKGMPHDDIPNMFGRVLSGTKYGLKQTRGKFGLGAKMALIWSKMSTGLPIEISSSMKGQNYTSFCRLDIDIHRNIPHIHIQEKRDNKDLWHGAEIQVVIEGNWTTYRSKILHYMRQMAVITPYAQFLFKFVSDTPDKNITIRFSRRTDVMPPVPLETKHHPSAVDLLLIKRLIAETAKQNLLQFLQHEFVNIGKSFAERLIGEMGPEFSPKMSVKSLTSQQIVRIHQLFRQAKFDDPSGDCLSPAGEYNLRLGIIKELHPDMVATYSGSAQVFEGHPFIVEAGVSIGGKDVKQGLNIFRFANRIPLLFEQGADVVTRTALKRINWNSYKINQTQDKIGVFVSIVSTKIPFKGTGKEYIGDDISEIASAVKSAIQQCCIQLKSKIVKKIQAREQQERKRNLSRSTMKWPWNMPHRVVQVQNPKKKCISNHWMQQITSLTSRALCLFSG
- the LOC103491545 gene encoding DNA topoisomerase 6 subunit B isoform X1, with product MEAGGGSESPDEPKKGKSKTPRKPKESILKQKSPAEFFAENKNIAGFDNPGKCLYTTVRELVENSLDSAESISELPVVEITIEEILKTKFNSMIGLVDRERVDEELYDDYETAKAREKRLAKEARAQEIQAKNAALGKKGREPAASKGMKGRGEASFYRVTCKDNGKGMPHDDIPNMFGRVLSGTKYGLKQTRGKFGLGAKMALIWSKMSTGLPIEISSSMKGQNYTSFCRLDIDIHRNIPHIHIQEKRDNKDLWHGAEIQVVIEGNWTTYRSKILHYMRQMAVITPYAQFLFKFVSDTPDKNITIRFSRRTDVMPPVPLETKHHPSAVDLLLIKRLIAETAKQNLLQFLQHEFVNIGKSFAERLIGEMGPEFSPKMSVKSLTSQQIVRIHQLFRQAKFDDPSGDCLSPAGEYNLRLGIIKELHPDMVATYSGSAQVFEGHPFIVEAGVSIGGKDVKQGLNIFRFANRIPLLFEQGADVVTRTALKRINWNSYKINQTQDKIGVFVSIVSTKIPFKGTGKEYIGDDISEIASAVKSAIQQCCIQLKSKIVKKIQAREQQERKRNLSRYIPDATNAIYNVLKEMAQVHASKKKRHDCEDAEILSKVSARLITNETLRDKLAEHVEQVDHEMAMEYATQSGASAEPKEEMYIQSLDATDNFTDFQSPLFVFRLIC